Within Topomyia yanbarensis strain Yona2022 chromosome 2, ASM3024719v1, whole genome shotgun sequence, the genomic segment TCTATAATTAGCATAAAAAGTTCGCGCGCATGTCGTCGGTTACATATTCAACATACAAAGAAAGACGTTGCACGTATTTTGGTAGTGCTTATTTCATACCAATCGCGTAGAAAAAACCAATACATAATTTTCCTTTCATTTCTCATAATAATACAAAAAGTTGTACGCGATAAATAACATTTGTATTatgaaatcttcaattacataAATATTAGCATATCTATTCCCATTAGCATCTTGTGACAATAAAGGTAATCGCTTTGCATTGCATTATATTGTTCTTGTAATGTCGTGTTTCACTGGAATAAAGAAacaagaaataataaaattgttcaCATGCCGTTTGAATCAATTTTACATGAGTAACACTCCCGACTGTCGACGcaagttgtttatttttgcaAGCCGAGATTtcccaaattaattcaacaaacgaaaatctatcataaattctcagCAGCTGGCTACCCAGAGTAATTAACAGATAACACTTCTGGAACTTGCATAGATCATACCACTCCATCCTAGTAACCAAAACTTCTTCCTGTGGTAAACGTGGAGATACAGAGGTATAAAGTAAAAGCGTAgacggcgccgttattgacatttcaaagcatagaactctcgaaacgcgCAATTTCGTAATTACCACCCCATAATTGACCAGATCCAGCGAAATTACACAGAGaacaaggggtgagtcgcttagaacaatgtgccatacacactgtatcacctacgataacacaatataagattacgattcacagtaatgCACGATCATTTCAttcgttaccacaatgtgtggcacaatgaggcacacttttggaaactcaaaaactgtcaacaaagtgtagttgaataatcatatcaaccattgcttttgttttactgaacaccatggcacatcgtggcacacAGTGGCACATTGCCGCAcaagctaccacgctgtttgtttgtgagcacaattcgatttgtgctaagcgactcaccccttgacaGAGAATCAATGAAGGGGGTGTGGGAGTAGCTATCGCCCTATTCAAtgttttttgataaaaaaaaatcgaaaatagttCGGTATAGGTGAAAACTTTCAACTCATCTCAGCCAGAGTTGCCGATATGGTGCATCAAACGAACACTAAATGATGAAAAGTATTAAATATGGTTCCGTTACAGATTTGTTTCTTTTCTCATTCGTATTAAGCTGTAATGAAGCGAACGGATCATCTTCTTAAAGGGCTGTACAGTAccacataaaatttacaaatatatttgtgagctgtacacggctagtggatgaatcagtttgtgtcgtTACGTGCTACTAGCAAAGTTAATTATTTATATTTCCGATGGTTGGAAAGTAGCATACACAACAAAAAACGGAATTTAAAACACTCAACCGAAACTCTTTTGTGATTGGTTGCTGCTAATAGcatgcaccgagccgcaaatcttgaacagaaaaaaatgagattttagTTGGTTTGTACTAGACTACATTTTAACTTCGCGAGAGAAGGTGATTATTAGAATTTGGACGGCTTCGTGGACTGACTTTGTTAATTAGTTTGTGCAGCTCCATACTAGGCTTGGGGATCAATTGGAACAATTATCTCTCAccaggtgaatttttttttgaaaactgattagCTCTGAACAGCGCTATTAAATCATCTACCaagaattaaattcaaaaatcttttcattCGCTCACACAAATACaggaaaaaacacaatagtggagaacaattttggtaaaaattattttttctccattaaggagaaaatcattaagttagtgtcggttgctaatgagacgaagtcgaaacgcaaattacaTTACTAATATACCATAGGTATCTtgcaaatatcttttatttcaAGCGTAGAAGACCCTGCAGAAAATCTGCTAAAGGCATAACAAACGTAAAGAAATGTCATAAAATCATcataaaaatcacaaaaaaaactgatttcaaGGGATCTTTCACACAAGATGATTTTGAACTTGATAAACATAAAAGTGAGATACTTGCTATGTTCAGTAGTATCGTTTGCAGTAACATAGACCTCAACGTCTCGATTTTGAATTTCTCAGTTTGGTTAATATTTTTCAAGCGAATTGGTTTTAAaatatccgacgtttcggcagTTTTAGGATACCTTTCTCAAGGTAGATGTTGTTGAGGAAGGCATCCAAAAACGGTCGAAGCGTCAGATATTTAGAAACCAATTCATTTGAAATAGATTCACCATACTAAGAAAGCCAAAATTGAGACATAAAGCACCCCTGGAACGACTCGGACCCAAAAATGGTCATCGTGCTATACTGGTGTCCATCAATTCTGTCGTAAAACTCAATATGTGGCCATGAAAATCTGCAATATAATTCTTTGGAATAAAAGCAAATTATTCTTGTAAAGCAGACTAAAGACGAATTCGTATGAAATTGCATTCCGCGATTAAAATGGACTGACAATTTCTCAGTAAACGTCAGTACGCTGGATACGTCATTCAGCTGGTCCTTTTCTACTTAAATACTTGTTAGACTGTTGGAGTTTTACACTGGAATTTTTAACCGAGCCTGGCATTCAAATAATTTCACAttgcttcgaaaaaaaaatccattccgGCTTTCGTTTAAGTGGCTCATGCAATAACCATATAGCTGTAAAGTGAAAATGGCCCatgtaaattttaatttaaatgcaAGTGTGACTTGTGGCTGTAGATTTAATGGTTcagtaaacaaacttgttgCTAACAAACTGTTCTCCAGTTTGTTCAGATTTACTTTAATCCAAGTTTTCCGGTGAAATTGAGGCAGACTCCTATTCCGACTACACGCTACGTCGGTACTTCCCCATTCTGATTTAACTTTATTTAACGTACAAACAAATGTAAGCCTTTCTCAGTACTACGTCCCAGTTGTTTTCCAGCTATCAACTATATCGTAAAGATAAGACCGCACTTTCTGCATACTCGATAAGGATCGAATAAAAACCTTCACCGACGGCTCCCAGCATCCAATTCCAATCAGTCTCGCCAAGTGCAGTGTCACTGTCACGCCACAATGTTCGACTCCAAAGTTTTGCTAGTGCTAGTTCCGTTGCTGTGTAACGTCCGCAGTGATCCATTTTTCGGCAACAATTACGTTCTACCGCAGAGTTCGGAATTGTCACGATCGGCAAACGCCGTCGTAACGAATCTGAACGCTGCCCGGAATGCAGTGTCCCCATACGTAAGGAACCCACCGACGGCTAGTGTGAGTTTGAACCGTGGTGCACGCGTGCTTGCGGAATACGTTGGAAACGTCACTCAGCTGGTCGGTAACGTTTACTCCGAGTTGTCGAGAGCAGCCACCGATCGTAGTACGGCTCCGGCTGTAGTGTTTTCGAAGATCAACACGCAACTGAATGCACTGAAACCTTTGCTGCAGAATTCATCCGCGTACGTTGACTCACTGGCAGCCTACTTTGATTACGAAGGGGACAACAGCACTTCGAGTTATTTTGCTGATCGGAATCAACAGATGAAAGTTAATATCGAAAAACTGGATCAGATATTGCAGAATGTTTCTCGGGTGATTGATTCAGTTGCCGGTCAACCGTTGAACACGCAGCAATTCATTGCAGCTCTTTCAGTTGACGGATTGCTACAGAGCCTGGTGGATGCTGCACAGGGAGCGGCAATTGCTTCTAACGAGTTCATGACTTTAATCACTCGCTTCGTCGCAGCCATCAACAATGCCAACAGTGTTCGATTAACCGCGAATTCCCGGCTTTTGACAAGTCGTAATTCCCTCAACGCGGCCGTGAATAGTTACATTTCCAGTTCGAACAGTTCCTTCAATTCGATTCTGCTGTCAACCGATAGTCTCTTCAATCATCTGAAAACGTTGAACGATTCGTTCGTCTTCCGTTGGCCATTGCTGCTGAGTGATCGCGTCGCAATGAAGCTCGATCAGTTGAATAGTTCAATTGAAAATCTTATCGGTAATCTACACTTTCGGCGGGTTGTCGTGGAGGCACACTACTCCTTCGCGGCAGCTGTTTTCCGGGATTCAAACGAACCGTTAGGTTATCTGGAGAATGAAGCGGAACTGTTGACGCGCATCCTGGCGAATGCCGTCAATCCGAATGGGTGTGCTTCGAATTTtcgaaatcaatttttcaatttaccCACCTCGGTTCAAACGCTGCTGAGCCAATGCCTAACCAGTCAGCTTAACCTGGAACGGCAGGGAGCGAATCAGGTGCTGTCGATTGCAAACAATTTCCTGCGGACCTACGTGACGGCTGTGTACTCCAATGCGAACATTTGTCTCAATCATCCGTTCGACAAAATGACCGAGTGTTTGGATGATGTAAGTTGTACTGTTTTGAATGATAAATTAGATGTCAATTTTAAATCTATTTGTTTCAGTTCGTGGATACCATCGATTTTAGTGGAAAGTTTTTCCTGCTGGATACGGTCACCTTCTACCTGTTTGAGCAGGTGCAGTCCGAGCTGACCAACTGCAACTCGAGACTGGTGAGCTACATTCGCAATTCCGGATTGCGAGCCAATTGTCCGTGATATCAACAAACTGAGTGAAGAAAACAAAAATTCTACCCATCAAAGTAACCTGGAAATTTTATGTTGATGTTTATCGGGGAAGAATCAACGGAAaacctttttttgtgaaaactagcttaaaattgtttaacattttattgaacgaaataacaaataaataaaatgagtcAACAATCACCAACGTCCACGTGGCCGATTCCGTTTCTTGTTATAGAAGCACATCTCCTGCAGGTTATGATAGTTTAGGAAATATCCGATTTGGGCGATGCACGTGTTAAAGTTGTTCTGAATTTCGCTGTCGATGAACGATTCGATTTGTCGTGAAGCCGTCAGTATTCTAGCGTTGGCCCACGTATTTTCGTACCCGTTCTGTAAGTTCCAAACGGTTATCGATTTTACTTCAACGTTCATCAAAAATACCTACCAAATCCAAACAGTAGCTGAGCTTCTTCGGCGCATACTGGAAGCAGATGTCGAACGCCGTGTACGACGCATTGATCGCACTCACCACGTAATTGTCGATGACGTTCGAGATGGTATCGAATGTGTTCTCCTCGTTGCTCATCTGTTCCCGCAGACAACCGTTCACGTGAGTCATCGTAAAGTTGGGAAAGGCCAGGAGTTTCTCGATGTACGCTTCAGTGCAGTCGTTGGCGAGCATCGGATCGGCCGAGACTTGCACCGCTATCTGTGTCATGTAGGCGATCGGAGCGGAAATGGACGAACGGATCTTCCACTGTTCGATGTCGCGGTGCTTGTACAGACGCatgttttcaaaattaattagCACTTTCTGGATTAAATTTTCCAGGGATTTTTTCAGTGCGATGAAGTAGTTGACGGTTGATTTCGGGAACAGTGGGATCTTGTCTTTCATTTTCTGGTAGAGTTCCTCTTCGTAAGTTCGTAGATTAGATAGGGCTTCGGTTGTGTCCTCAATTCGGGTTGCCGATGCGTTGAGATAGTTATCGATTGATTCGTTGAAGCCACGCTGGGCGGCCATTGCCCGAGATGTTGTTTCCAACGTCCATGCTTCACCTTTCTGGATGGTGTCGGAAAGCCGGACAACATTTTCCACTAACTTATCGGTAGTTGCCAGTAGATCATCGAGGGAAGGAATCGTGTCACGTTGATTGAAAAGTGCCTCGGATAGGGCTATCGAAGCTATTCTCAGATCATTGTTGATCGACCGGAACTGGTTGTGATTGAACAGATTGTAATCCACATTCTGCAGCAGAGAAATACTATTCACAACATCGTATCCGTTTAGATAGCGAATAGCTTCGATTAGACTCTGCTGGACCACCTCAAGGTCATTCTGCTCAAAGTCTTTGAAAACCGGTGTAAATTTGGCAGTTAAATTCGATACGTACTCTAGCAATCCTTGCGTTCCGAGCTTCATGTAATCCGTCGAAGGTGGCTCATTTTTCAGCGGCTCCATGGCAACGTTCGCGGTAGAAATACTGTCGATTATCGTGCGCGTCGCGTTAACGATCTCCTCATCATCAGCCAGTACATTATCCGCATTGACCTTGCCGAAAATTATAGCAACTACTAGTACAACCAACACTGGAACTACCGACAGAGTTCTCATTTCCGACCGAGCAACTGAACCGATTCGATGTTCTCGCGATAGATTCTAATCCAGTACTGACTGGAAGCGATACTGGAAGCCCTACCGACTGGCTGATTGACCGACCGACGACGCCCGGTTATTGTAGAAAAATTATTACCTCGTAGATATTCTGGGGAGGTGCACTGCTCGTTGCGGAAAATTCGCTAATCACTGCATCAACACTCGGAATTGATGCTTCCAGTTTACCTCCCCCTCACCCGCACCACCGAATGCACCACCGTGCTTGTGTTCGAATATTCAGTATCATAGGTATAATTTGTGGAACACACTACGAAAAACAGTAGCAGATATAGATGTGATTCGACATGCGCTAGGGTGGATATCCGAGgagttttttctgttttttgtcGATCGAAGTAGACCGTTTTTTTAAATCATGGCAAACTGTGATCAAAAAACGAGTCGATTTTTTCCCGAAATCCATGCATTTTCCTATTTTAATATAAACCACCCTCGACCGATTTTCGTAGTCGGGAAATGCTGATCACTATCCATCAACCGGGTGGGTGCCTGATCGCGCGAGTGCCCTGCCACCGAGCTGCAATCAGCTAGAAATTAATCGCGTGCTCACCGGTCGGACTGGCCGCGAGCCGGAGAAAACAATGGCCGGAGTTACTATATGTACACTGCATGAACAACTGGCATAGTGTGTAGTGTCTTTCACATCCGCCTggaaggcggggggggggggtggtcagTGTTGTGGGTAGGGATGGGCATTCCTACGTAGGCGATGCACATTATGCATTGATAGCGTGTTGTATTTTTGTCTCAAGGTCACTCGTGGCTGCCATTAGTCGGTCGGATTTAGAATACCAAGGGTGGTGTGTTTTTGAGGAGTGGTAACCTAAACGCGGGTTTTTATTGAATCTAATTTGTGAAGCATTCGAATCGATATATAGTTTCGAGTTGAAGCCAGTCGAGGTTCACTTGTCACGAAAAATTACCATTTGAATCGATATTGCAGAAGAATATAAAAGCAT encodes:
- the LOC131678282 gene encoding uncharacterized protein LOC131678282, which produces MRTLSVVPVLVVLVVAIIFGKVNADNVLADDEEIVNATRTIIDSISTANVAMEPLKNEPPSTDYMKLGTQGLLEYVSNLTAKFTPVFKDFEQNDLEVVQQSLIEAIRYLNGYDVVNSISLLQNVDYNLFNHNQFRSINNDLRIASIALSEALFNQRDTIPSLDDLLATTDKLVENVVRLSDTIQKGEAWTLETTSRAMAAQRGFNESIDNYLNASATRIEDTTEALSNLRTYEEELYQKMKDKIPLFPKSTVNYFIALKKSLENLIQKVLINFENMRLYKHRDIEQWKIRSSISAPIAYMTQIAVQVSADPMLANDCTEAYIEKLLAFPNFTMTHVNGCLREQMSNEENTFDTISNVIDNYVVSAINASYTAFDICFQYAPKKLSYCLDLNGYENTWANARILTASRQIESFIDSEIQNNFNTCIAQIGYFLNYHNLQEMCFYNKKRNRPRGRW